A region of Selenomonadales bacterium 4137-cl DNA encodes the following proteins:
- a CDS encoding PepSY-associated TM helix domain-containing protein, with product MLYRLVRKVHLWVGLILAVVLLVEAVSGLILAEPGWFGAVKQKPPGIQASTQGTQGQAAPERAKSAPGVYGLAKGLHEGRVGGLDLRWVIDVSAVGLVVLTVTGVCLAVPALRARGRRR from the coding sequence GTGTTGTATCGGTTGGTTCGGAAGGTGCATTTGTGGGTCGGGTTGATTTTGGCCGTGGTTTTGCTTGTCGAGGCGGTGTCGGGGCTGATCCTGGCGGAGCCGGGATGGTTCGGCGCGGTAAAACAGAAGCCGCCGGGGATTCAGGCTTCGACACAGGGTACCCAGGGGCAGGCGGCGCCTGAGCGGGCGAAGAGCGCCCCCGGTGTTTACGGTTTGGCTAAGGGGCTTCACGAGGGCAGGGTGGGCGGTCTGGACCTGAGGTGGGTTATCGATGTTTCCGCGGTCGGCCTGGTGGTGCTTACGGTGACGGGGGTTTGTCTGGCGGTGCCCGCTCTTCGCGCGCGCGGCCGCAGGCGGTAA
- a CDS encoding spore coat protein, whose amino-acid sequence MTLQLTQKEKQLLKDQTSHEKVCIQKYQQYASKAEDPQLKQLFRSYAQQEQTHLDTLNSLLNGQAPSMSQQGQSQGQGQQGMQSQAGQSQQANGQSGAQATSLTGAAQASQADAMLCSDMLMTEKYVSGAYDTAIFEFTDANVRQTLNHIQKEEQQHGEGIYNYLSSHGMYSTQ is encoded by the coding sequence ATGACGTTACAGTTGACGCAGAAGGAGAAGCAACTGCTGAAGGATCAGACGTCCCACGAGAAGGTGTGCATCCAGAAGTACCAGCAGTACGCCTCAAAGGCGGAGGACCCGCAGCTTAAGCAGTTGTTCCGGTCGTACGCCCAGCAGGAGCAGACGCATCTGGATACGCTGAACTCGCTGCTGAACGGACAGGCGCCGAGCATGAGCCAGCAGGGTCAGAGCCAGGGACAGGGTCAGCAGGGGATGCAGTCGCAGGCAGGCCAGAGCCAGCAGGCGAACGGGCAGAGCGGCGCGCAGGCCACGTCGCTGACGGGGGCGGCGCAGGCGAGCCAGGCGGATGCGATGCTGTGCAGCGATATGCTGATGACGGAGAAGTATGTTTCGGGGGCGTACGATACGGCGATTTTCGAGTTCACGGACGCGAACGTGCGCCAGACGCTGAACCATATCCAGAAGGAGGAGCAGCAGCACGGCGAGGGTATTTATAATTACCTGAGCAGCCACGGGATGTATAGTACGCAGTGA